Genomic window (Saccharothrix australiensis):
TTCCGCGAGGCGATGGGGGAGCGGCGCCCGCTGCTGGTCGCGGGCGGCCCCCGGTTCGACCCGCTGATGGCGGGCGAGCTGGGCGTGGACCGCGTGTTCGGCCGGGGCACGACACCCGGCGAGGTGGCCAGCTACCTGGTGCACGCCGTACGGGCGAAGGGGGAAGGGGGAGCGTGACCGCGACCGAGGGACTGACCGTCACCCACCGCCGCTACGTGCCGCACGGGCACGCCCACTACGGCGGCGGCCTGGTGGACGGCGCGTACGGGCTGGGCCTGTTCGGCGACGTGGCGACGGAACTGCTCATCCGCACCGACGCCGACGAGGGCCTGTTCGCGGGCTACTCGTCGGTCGAGTTCGTGGCGCCGATCCGGGCCGGCGACGTGGTCGAGGCGACCGCGACCCTGGTGCGGGTCGGCAACCGGTCCCGCGAGATCGAGTTCGAGGCGCGGGTGGTGTGCCGCTCGGCGCCGGACCGCGGCCCGTCCGCGGCCGACGTGCTGGACCCACCGCTGGTCGTCACCCGCGCGCGGGGCACCGTCGTCGCACCCACCCGCCCCTGACCGGGTACGGGATCGACTGTTCAAGCCGACACCGGAGCCCACCGAGTCCTTCTGCGTGCTTCTGCGCCACGTCACCACAGCAGGGTGAGCACGGACTCGACGCGCCCGGAAGCCCAGCCGGCCTTGGACGGCCGTCGGGAACGCCACGCACCACGACCACCCCATCGATTGAGTACGAATCCGCCGTAACCGATCCCCCATCAGTTCGACTCGGAGCGGTACGCCACCGACTCGCATCCCCACCGCGCGAGGCCCGACAGACGGGGGATCTCGACCGCGTATCGGGTCTCAACGACGGGGTGGTCCTGCTGCTTGGCGTCCCCGACGACCATCCAAGACCTGCGTACTCCTCTCGCCCCGCCGTCGTGCTCTCCCTGCTGTGGTCCCGTTGCTCCACAAGCGCGAAGAAGGAGAACGACGTGTCAGCCGGTGCGGACAGCATCGGCCCAGGTCCCGAACCCGCCCGGCACCGCGCCGCCCTGGCCCGGCACCGCGCCGGCCCGCGCCACGCCCGACGACAGCGACGCGGTCAGGAGCACCGCCGCCAGGACCGCACCGAGCCGTCGGCACCCGCCCGGCGCGACCGGTCGTCCGATCTTCCCCATCCTCCACCCCTCTTCCGGTACGGCTGTTCCTCCGGCTCGCGCGGAGTCCCGTGTGCCGTGGCCGGTGGTGCGCGGGTCCTCCTGTCGGGTCATCCGGGGACCGGCACGTCACCGAGGATGGTGGTTCCGCGCCGGCAGGGGAGCCGCCGTCTCGTTGAACGGGACAGGACGACGGGGGAGCGGCGGCCCCGTCCGGGAGGCGTCCGCGTGGCGGAGGCCCGGTCCGTTCGGCCGTCGCCCGCCCGGCGGTCGTGGTTCTGCCCGCCCGGGGTCTCTGCCAGTATCGACGGCGTGATCAGCCTCGATCCGGTTTCCTCGGTGCCGCCCTACGAGCAGGTGCGGTCCCAGCTCGCCCGCAAGATCACCGACCGGGAGCTGGCCGTGGGCACGCGACTGCCCACCGTCCGCGCGCTGGCCGCGGAGCTGGGCATCGCGGTCAACACGGTCGCCCGCGCCTACCGCGAGCTGGAGGAGGCGGGTCTCATCGAGACCCGCGGCAGAGCGGGGACCGTGGTCAGCGCGGCGGGGGAGCGCAGCCGGGAGCGGGTGCTGCGGGCTGCCCGCGCCTACGCGTCGACGGCGCGGGAGCAGGGGCTGACGGCCGACGAGGCCCTGGAGATCGTGCGGGCCGCCCTCGCGGATTGATCAGTAGTGTGGTCGGGTGGCGATCGAACACAGCGGCGGCGGTGACCCGGCACGCACCCTCGCGGTGCTCTGGCGCACCAACACGCCCACGGCGCGCAAGGACCTCGGGGTGGACCGCATCGTGGCGGCGGCGGTCGAGCTGGCCGACGTCGAGGGGCTGGGCGCGCTGTCCATGCGCCGCGTCGCGGACCGGCTCGGCGTCGGCACGATGTCGCTGTACACCTACGTGCCGGGCAAGGCCGAGCTGATCGACGTCATGGTGGACGCGGTGCAGGGCGAGACGGAGCGCCCGGCGGACGTGCCCGGCGGGTGGCGGGGCAGGCTGACGCAGATCGCGCGGGAGAACTGGGCGTTGTGCCTGCGGCACCCGTGGCTGCTCCAGGTGGCGACCAACCGGGCGGTGCTGGGCCCGAACGTGGCCGCGAAGTACGACTACGAGCTGTCCGCGCTCGACGGCATCGGCCTGACCGACGTCGAGATGGACTCGGTGCTGAACCTGGTGCTGGGCCACGTGCAGGCGTCGGCCCGCCTGGCGGTGGAGGCGGCGCGGATCGAGCAGCGCACCGGCCTGACCGACGAGCAGTGGTGGCAGGTCGCCGCGCCGTTCCTGGCCAAGGTGTTCGACCCGGAGCGGTTCCCGACGGCCGCGCGGGTGGGCGCGGCCGTCGGGGAGGAGCACGGTTCGGCCTACTCCGGCGAGCACGCGTTCACGTTCGGGCTGGAGCGCGTGCTGGACGGGGTCGAGGCCCTGGTCGCGTCGCGTCAGTAGGACCGCTTGGGCATCATCACCCACAGCACGAGGTAGATGATGAACTGCGGGCCGGGGAGCAGGCACGACAGCGCGAACACCAGCCGGACGGTGTTCGGGCTCCAGCCGAACCGCTCGGCCAGTCCCGCGCACACGCCGGCGATCACTCGTCGGTTCCGGGGTCTGGTCAACGTGGTCATGCCTCCACCATCCGCCGATCGGGGGCGGTTCGCATCGGTGGCAACCCTGAACCGCACCCCGAGACCGGTGCCGGTGACCACGGGGTCCGGTGACACCCGTCTCCCGGCGCCCGGGTGCGGGTGGGGCGCGGATCACCGGCCATCGGGACCCCCGGTGCGCGGGCCCGGACGGTCAGAGGGCGAAGCGCTCATCGGCCCGGCACCCGGTGCGCGGTCCCGTCCGCTCATCGCCGGTGCCCCGCGGCCCGGCGCGGGCACGGGCGCGGTGCGCCACCGGCGGCGGCACGCGCGCGGATCGCGGCGGTGGCTGTCGGGTGGTCGGCGGGCCCTCGTAGGCTGATCGGGTGGTCGCTCCCCCTGTGGCGCCGGGTCAGCCCGTCGCCGACACACCGCCCGCCCGCCGTCGCCGGGACGTGCGCGGCACGGTGCTCCGGATCGTGTTCGCCGCGGCCGGGGGAGGGCTGGTCCACCTCAGCTTCCCGCCGCGCACCGCGTGGTGGCTCGCGCCGCTCGGGTTCGCCGTCCTCGGCGTCCTGCTGCACGGCAGGCGGGCCCGCGCGGGCTTCGGGTGGGGCGTGGTGTGGGGCCTGGGGTTCATGGTGCCGCTGCTGCGCTGGACCGGCGAGTTCGTCGGGCTGATCGCCTGGCTGCCGCTGGCGCTGCTGTGCGCGGTGCTCATCGGCGTCGGCACGGCGCTGATGGCGCGCGTGTCGACGCTGCCGGGCGGTCCGGTGCTGATGGCGCTGCTGTGGGTGGCCGACGAGCTGCTGCGCGGTGTGTTCCCGTTCGGCGGGTTCCCGTGGGGCAGGATCGCGTTCGGCCAGCCGGAGGGCTGGTACCTGCCGCTGGCCTCGCTCGGCGGCGCGCCGCTGATCGGGTTCGCCGTGGCGCTGACCGGGTTCGGGCTGGCCCGCCTCGGTCGCGGCTGGCGGCGCGCGCTGCCGCTGGTGGTGCTGCCGCCCGTGCTGGGGCTGGCGGCGACGCCGCTGGTCGGCACCGCGCCCGACCGGGGCACGGCGGTGGTGGCCGCGATCCAGGGCAACGTGCCGCGCGCCGGGCTGGACTTCAACGCCCAGCGCCGCGCCGTGCTGGACAACCACGTGCGGCGCACGCTGGAGCTGGCCGAGGACGTCGAGCGGGGCCGCGCGGAGCGACCCGACCTGGTGATCTGGCCGGAGAACTCCTCCGACATCGACCCGTTCCGCAACCCCGACGCCGCCGCGCGGATCGACCAGGCCGTCGCGGCGATCGGCGCGCCCGTCGCGATCGGCGCGGTGGTGGTCGACCGGTCGGACGGCCTGCCGCGCAACACCGTGGTGCTGTGGGAGCCGGGCGCGGGCCCCACCGACACCTACACCAAGCGGCAGCTCCAGCCGTTCGGCGAGACGATGCCCTACCGGTCGTTCTTCCGCCTGTTCAGCGCGGCCGTGGACCGGGCGGGGACGTTCCAGCCGGGCACGGACCCGGAGGGGTTCGCGATGGGGCCCGCGAAGGTGGCGGTCGACACGTGCTACGAGGTCGCGTTCGACGGCGTGGTGCGGGACTCGGTGCGCGCGGGCGCGGACATCATCGCCGTGCCGACCAACAACGCCACCTTCGGCTACACCGAGATGACCTACCAGCAGCTGGCGATGTCGCGGGTGCGGGCCGTGGAGCACGGCAAGGCGGTGGTGGTGGCGGCCACGAGCGGGGTCAGCGCGATCGTGCGGCCGGACGGCGCGGTCGTCGACCGGACCGGCCTGTTCACGCCGGACGCGCTGGTCGCGCGGCTGCCGCTGCGGGGGGAGGCTACGCTGGCCACCCGGCTCGGCGCATGGCCCGAGCGGGTGATGGCGGCGCTGGGCCTGCTGGGCGCGGCGCTGGGCCTGACGATGCAACGACGAGGATCGCGTCCGACCCCTGGTGCGGGGGCCGGCGAGGAGGAAACGGATGGCGGACCAGCAGGCGCAGCCTGACCGCGAACTCGGGCCGGTGCTGGTGGTGATCCCGACCTACAACGAGCGGGACAACATCGGGAAGATCGTGAAGCGGCTGCACGCGGCCCTGCCGGCGGTGCACGCGCTCGTGGTCGACGACGGCAGCCCGGACGGGACGGGACGGCTGGCCGACGAGATGGCCGCCGCGGACGACCGCGTGCACGTGCTGCACCGCACCGAGAAGGCCGGGCTGGGCGCCGCGTACGTGGCGGGTTTCCGGTGGGCGCTCGACCGGGGCTACGAGGTCGTGGTGGAGATGGACGCGGACGGCTCGCACGCGCCGGAGGACCTGCCGCGCCTGCTCGACGCGCTGCGCGACGCGGACCTGGTGCTGGGCTCGCGGTACGTGCCGGGCGGCAGCACGGTGAACTGGCCGTGGCACCGGCAGCTGATCTCGCGGGGCGGGAACGTGTTCTCGCAGGTCGCGCTGGGCACCAGCGTCAAGGACATCACCGGCGGGTTCCGGGCGTTCCGGGCCGAGGTGCTGCGGCGGCTGAAGCTGGACACGGTCGCCTCGCAGGGCTACTGCTTCCAGATCGACCTGGCGTGGCGGGCGATCGAGCTGGGCCACCGGGTCGTGGAGGTGCCGATCACGTTCACCGAGCGTGAGATCGGCGAGTCGAAGATGAGCGGCAACATCGTCCGGGAGGCGCTGCTGCGGGTCACGAAGTGGGGCCTGCGCCGCCGGTACACGCAGCTGCGCGGGCTGTTCGCGGCCAAGCCGCGCAGCGGCGCCCGGCGCTGACGGCGCGGGACCGCACGTGGCAGGGGCCCGCCGGTGCGTCCGGCGGGCCCCTGCCACGTCGCGCGGCCGCGCGTCAGGCGGTGCGGGTGCGGCGGCCCCTCAGCTCCTCCAGGCGCTCGTCGAGGAGTTCTTCCAGCTCGGGGATGGTGCGGCGCTCCAGGAGCATGTCCCAGTGCGTGCGCGGCGGCTTGATCTTCTTCGCCTCCGGCTCGGCGCCGTCGATGATCTTGGACTCCTGCCCGTGGAGTCGGCACTCCCAGGTGTGGGGGATCTCGGCGTCGTCGGAGAACGGAACCTCGAAGTCGTGGCCCTTGGGGCAGGCGTACCGCACCGACCGGCGCGGGGCGAGGTCGTGATTGCGGTCGGTCTCGTAGCTGACTGCTCCGAGCCGGCTACCCCGTAGAACGCGGTCGGCCATGGCGGTGTCCTTTCGCTCGGCTCAGGGCCGGGGCCCAGGCGTGGTGCTCACCGAGTGCAACGATCGGACTGCTCCGTTCGTTCCCGGTTTGGCGGTCATGGTCGCCCACAGTGACGTCGTTCACCCGTCAACGAAGGCTTCCTCCTAAGGGAGGCAATCGCGGCGAGATCGTGACGCGTTATCAAGCTGTCGGGCTGCTTCATCACACGGATGGAGCAGTACCGGCAGAAAGTGTGCGGCTGCGACAGCTTAGACCGAACACGTAGGGCGATGTTCAACCGGGTTTAACGCCGGAGTAGTGATGAGCGTCATGCTTGCGATTACTCCAAGTCATATCGCCGCCCTCGGCTCGGATCGCCACGCTGCGTGGTGATCCGAGCGTGTTGCGTGGTGTCCACCTCCAGGGATCACCCGTCCGGCGCGCACCCAAACGTCGGTACCGCCATTTTATTCCTTTGATGATTTCAGTGTGGACTTAAAGATCACAGTTCGACGAGGCGGTCCAGGAAGGCGCGCTGCGCGGCGACCAGCTTCACCGCGGCCTCGACGAGGGGGAACCAGGCGACGCGGTCGACCTCGGGGTAGCGGCGCAGGACGCCCGAGCCCCTGGGCCATTCCAGCTCGAACGTGCCGGGCACGACCAGTCCGGGGTCCAGGTCGCCCTCCAGCGCCCACACGTGGACGGTCTTGCCGCCGGACTGGCGCACGTGGCCGAGCGGGACGAGGTCGCCGTCGGGGACGGGCAGGCCGAGCTCCTCGGTGAACTCGCGGCGGGCGGTGGCCTCCAGCGGCTCGTCGCCGTCGGGCTCGCCCTTGGGCACGGACCACGCGCCCGCGTCCTTGCGCGCCCAGAACGGGCCGCCCATGTGGCCGATGAGCACTTCGAGGCCGTCGTCGCCACGCCGGTGCAGCAGGATGCCCGCGCTGGTCTTCCCCGTCACGCCCCCAGTGTGGCGGGGTGGGGGAGCGGCGGGTCGCGCGGGTGTGGCGGCGACCTCCGACGCGGTCAATCAGGTGAGGCTGAGCTGGCGGCCCTGGACGGTCTCGGGGCCGAGGTCGCCGGTGCGGTAGTGGCGGCGGCACAGGACCTGGTAGCGGACCTCGTCGCTGGTGTGGGCGGTGTCGGCGACCAGGACGGTGTCGCCGGCGCGGACGACGTCGCCGTCGTGGACGCGGGCGTTGAACCGGCCGGGGTGGCCGCACCAGCACAGGACCTCGACCTGGATGGCGTCGAGGTCGTCGGCGAGCTCGAACAGGCGGCGGGAGCCGGGGAACAGGGTGCTGCGGAAGTCGGTGGCCAGGCCGAAGCAGTAGATGTCGAGCTGGGCGTCGTCGGCGAGTTCGGCGAGCTGGTCGACCTGGGCGGGGGAGAGGAACTGGGCCTCGTCGACGATGAGGTAGTCGACGCGGGCGCCGTCGGCCCAGCGCCGGCGCACCAGGGCGCGCAGGTCCATGTCCTCGTGGACCTCCAGGGCGTGGCGGGCCAGGCCCATGCGGCTGGAGATGGTGGGCGTGCCGGAGCGGTCGTGGCGGACGAGCAGGAGCCCGCGGCGGCCCTGGCGGGCCTGGTTGTGGTCGATCTGGAGGGCGAGGGTGGACTTGCCGCAGTCCATCGGGCCGAAGAAGAAGCGGAGCCTGCCGGTGGGCGCGACGCCTCGGCGCGCGCCGGCGGCGGGCACGGCGGACAGGGCGTCGGTCGGGTCGGTGCTGGGGTTCGTCGGCTCCACGGCGGGCCACATTAGTGGTTCACGGTCGGTGGTCGCGGGTTCGCGCCGGTGTGCCGTGTCGTGGCGGTCGGTGACGGGCTGTCGATCATTTCGACTACCTTAATCATTTCAGTGTCACCCAAAAGTGTGCCCTTGAGCAGGATCCCGACACAGCGCACCTTCAAAACCACGCCAGGAGGGGAGGAGCCCTCAGTCCGCCCGCCGTTCCCCCGCGATGAGCCGGTCGAGGTTGGCGCGGGTGGCCGCCAGCTCGCCGATCGCCTCGTCGATCCGGTCGCGCTCCCGCGCCAGCCCTTCGGTCAGCTCCGGGCAGCCGGGGGTGAGCAGGCCGTCGTCGTCGACGATGCACGGCAGCACTTCGAGGATCCGGGCGGTGTTGAGGCCGGCCGCGAGCAGGACCCTGATCCGCCGCACGGCGGCCACGTCCCCCTCGCGGTACGCGCGGTAGCCGCTCGGCAGGCGGCGCGGGCTGAGCAGCCCCTGTTCCTCGTAGTAGCGCAGCGCGCGTTCGCTGACCCCGGTGCGCCGCGCCAGTTCCCCGATCCGCACCCCACCGCTCCCGGAGTTGACCTTCACGTGGACGTGAAGGTTTAGCTTAGCCGGCATGACCCCAGTCACCGTTCTCGGACTCGGCCCGATGGGCCGTGCCCTGGCCGCCGCGTTCGCCGCCGCCGGCCACCCCACGACCGTGTGGAACCGCACACCGGGCAAGGCAGCCGGCCTCGACGTGGCCGTCGCGGGCACGGCCGCCGCGGCGATCGCGGCGAGTCCCCTGGTCGTGGTGTGCGTGCGGGACCACGCGGCGGCGCGGTCGGTGCTCGACGTCGGGGTGCCGGCGGGCCGCACCCTGGTGGACTTCACCGGCGGCTCGCCCGCGCAGGCGCGCGCGATGGCCGCCTGGGCGGGCGAGCGGGGCGTCGACCACCTCGACGGCGTGGTCGTGGCGACGCCCGAGGCCGTGGGCGGTCCGGGGGCGGTGCTGTTCTACAGCGGGCCGGGCGGGGTCTACGAGGCGCACCGGTCGACGTTGGCCGCGCTCGGCGGGAACGCCACTTACCTGGGCGAGGACCCCGGTCGGGCGGCGGCGTTCGACGCGTCGTTGCAGGACCTGTTCTGGACGGCGATGAGCGGGGTGGTGCACATGTTCGCGCTCGCGGGCGCGG
Coding sequences:
- a CDS encoding hotdog fold domain-containing protein, with protein sequence MTATEGLTVTHRRYVPHGHAHYGGGLVDGAYGLGLFGDVATELLIRTDADEGLFAGYSSVEFVAPIRAGDVVEATATLVRVGNRSREIEFEARVVCRSAPDRGPSAADVLDPPLVVTRARGTVVAPTRP
- a CDS encoding GntR family transcriptional regulator, encoding MISLDPVSSVPPYEQVRSQLARKITDRELAVGTRLPTVRALAAELGIAVNTVARAYRELEEAGLIETRGRAGTVVSAAGERSRERVLRAARAYASTAREQGLTADEALEIVRAALAD
- a CDS encoding TetR/AcrR family transcriptional regulator, coding for MAIEHSGGGDPARTLAVLWRTNTPTARKDLGVDRIVAAAVELADVEGLGALSMRRVADRLGVGTMSLYTYVPGKAELIDVMVDAVQGETERPADVPGGWRGRLTQIARENWALCLRHPWLLQVATNRAVLGPNVAAKYDYELSALDGIGLTDVEMDSVLNLVLGHVQASARLAVEAARIEQRTGLTDEQWWQVAAPFLAKVFDPERFPTAARVGAAVGEEHGSAYSGEHAFTFGLERVLDGVEALVASRQ
- a CDS encoding PspC domain-containing protein; amino-acid sequence: MTTLTRPRNRRVIAGVCAGLAERFGWSPNTVRLVFALSCLLPGPQFIIYLVLWVMMPKRSY
- the lnt gene encoding apolipoprotein N-acyltransferase, whose protein sequence is MVAPPVAPGQPVADTPPARRRRDVRGTVLRIVFAAAGGGLVHLSFPPRTAWWLAPLGFAVLGVLLHGRRARAGFGWGVVWGLGFMVPLLRWTGEFVGLIAWLPLALLCAVLIGVGTALMARVSTLPGGPVLMALLWVADELLRGVFPFGGFPWGRIAFGQPEGWYLPLASLGGAPLIGFAVALTGFGLARLGRGWRRALPLVVLPPVLGLAATPLVGTAPDRGTAVVAAIQGNVPRAGLDFNAQRRAVLDNHVRRTLELAEDVERGRAERPDLVIWPENSSDIDPFRNPDAAARIDQAVAAIGAPVAIGAVVVDRSDGLPRNTVVLWEPGAGPTDTYTKRQLQPFGETMPYRSFFRLFSAAVDRAGTFQPGTDPEGFAMGPAKVAVDTCYEVAFDGVVRDSVRAGADIIAVPTNNATFGYTEMTYQQLAMSRVRAVEHGKAVVVAATSGVSAIVRPDGAVVDRTGLFTPDALVARLPLRGEATLATRLGAWPERVMAALGLLGAALGLTMQRRGSRPTPGAGAGEEETDGGPAGAA
- a CDS encoding polyprenol monophosphomannose synthase is translated as MADQQAQPDRELGPVLVVIPTYNERDNIGKIVKRLHAALPAVHALVVDDGSPDGTGRLADEMAAADDRVHVLHRTEKAGLGAAYVAGFRWALDRGYEVVVEMDADGSHAPEDLPRLLDALRDADLVLGSRYVPGGSTVNWPWHRQLISRGGNVFSQVALGTSVKDITGGFRAFRAEVLRRLKLDTVASQGYCFQIDLAWRAIELGHRVVEVPITFTEREIGESKMSGNIVREALLRVTKWGLRRRYTQLRGLFAAKPRSGARR
- a CDS encoding RNA polymerase-binding protein RbpA is translated as MADRVLRGSRLGAVSYETDRNHDLAPRRSVRYACPKGHDFEVPFSDDAEIPHTWECRLHGQESKIIDGAEPEAKKIKPPRTHWDMLLERRTIPELEELLDERLEELRGRRTRTA
- a CDS encoding NUDIX domain-containing protein; this encodes MTGKTSAGILLHRRGDDGLEVLIGHMGGPFWARKDAGAWSVPKGEPDGDEPLEATARREFTEELGLPVPDGDLVPLGHVRQSGGKTVHVWALEGDLDPGLVVPGTFELEWPRGSGVLRRYPEVDRVAWFPLVEAAVKLVAAQRAFLDRLVEL
- a CDS encoding thymidine kinase; this translates as MEPTNPSTDPTDALSAVPAAGARRGVAPTGRLRFFFGPMDCGKSTLALQIDHNQARQGRRGLLLVRHDRSGTPTISSRMGLARHALEVHEDMDLRALVRRRWADGARVDYLIVDEAQFLSPAQVDQLAELADDAQLDIYCFGLATDFRSTLFPGSRRLFELADDLDAIQVEVLCWCGHPGRFNARVHDGDVVRAGDTVLVADTAHTSDEVRYQVLCRRHYRTGDLGPETVQGRQLSLT
- a CDS encoding MerR family transcriptional regulator, translated to MKVNSGSGGVRIGELARRTGVSERALRYYEEQGLLSPRRLPSGYRAYREGDVAAVRRIRVLLAAGLNTARILEVLPCIVDDDGLLTPGCPELTEGLARERDRIDEAIGELAATRANLDRLIAGERRAD
- a CDS encoding NAD(P)-binding domain-containing protein: MTPVTVLGLGPMGRALAAAFAAAGHPTTVWNRTPGKAAGLDVAVAGTAAAAIAASPLVVVCVRDHAAARSVLDVGVPAGRTLVDFTGGSPAQARAMAAWAGERGVDHLDGVVVATPEAVGGPGAVLFYSGPGGVYEAHRSTLAALGGNATYLGEDPGRAAAFDASLQDLFWTAMSGVVHMFALAGAEGIGAVEVAGHAKAVLGFFPDLVDQVAGQVAAGSFPGADATIGSVAGVLDTILGTVRAHGLDNGVLTAVRAEVGRAVEAGYGAEGFGRLAAPRS